Genomic segment of Mastomys coucha isolate ucsf_1 unplaced genomic scaffold, UCSF_Mcou_1 pScaffold23, whole genome shotgun sequence:
GTCTAGTCTGGTTACATAGCTGGTTTCAGAACAGCCTGAATAACATGGACTCCATCTCAGTTCTTCCCATCCCACGTATTTGGTgaaatggtagcacatgcctctaGTCTCAGGACTTAGGAGTGGAGGCAGTAGGTTCACTGTAATGAGCTGGAGGCTAGTTGGGATGACATACTTAAGTTCCTGGACACCCTGATTCACAGAGTGAGACCTGATCCACCCATATATCACCTAAACAAAAATACTGGATTGTGGTAGTGCACACCAGctctcaggaagtagagacaggagagtcagaagttcaaagccaccctctGATACATAgtaaattggaggccagcctgagctataggaAACCTTCTCTCAAAATTACAAAAAGGTATAAGGTAGAATGCCAAGGGTCTCCCTAGTTTCATATGACCTACCTTCCAGGTCCACCCCGTGGCGCTGGGCCAGGTATAGAACATTGTCCCCGACTCTGCCCCTCACCGGGATCCGCTTGCCAAAGCGGTCCACGAACACCACGTTGACCCTGGAGACAAACAGGGTGCAGGTGCTGAGCCGGAGGCCGGCCTGAGGCCGAGTGGCAGGGCGGGGCAGGGCGAGGCACGACGGGCACTCACACGTCCCGGGGCAGCTCCGGGCCGTCCGCCTCCTCCTCGCCAGCACGCCGCTCGCCTGTAAACACACGAGTGGGTGAGCGGCTGCGGCCTCGCTGCCCGCCGCGGCCCATCCCAGCCCAATGTACCTGTAGTCCCGAACGTCCTACATGTTACTGCCGCGTGCCCGGCCCTAGATCCCCAAGATCCCCCGGCCGCCCGTAACAGGACCCGGGCGCTCATGCCACGGGCCATGGAGGCGGCCATGACAGGCCACGTGACCGGAAAACCGCGTATGCTCTGCGCGTACGCAGCGACTGTAAACGGAGCGTTTGGACGCCGTGTGAGGTCAGCGGTGATACTGCGATCCAGCTGGACTTCCGGCCTCGCCCTGTGGTTGAATGTGTTTTCCCTTAGGCCTTAATGTATGGGTTCTGCATATATGTACGTACAAGCACCAAGAGGGTGCCTGTGGAGTCCATTAGAGTTAATGGGTAGTGTGAGGGCTGGGAACTACGTTTGGGTAAGAGGGACCAACCTCAGTCCTAGTTAGACAAGATCCccttgtctggccttgaactctgaatgCCTTTGCTGGAATTAAGGGTTATGTGCAACCACGCCCAAGATTTAAATTTTGTTGTAGACGGGGTCTCTATAGACTGAACAATTcataatgtagaccaggctggcctccaagccCAACTTATATTTtagggattttgtgtgtgtgtgtgagcacatctGAGACGTGTGTAGGTCAGTAGACAAtctgtgggaatcagttctcttcttccaccgtTTGGGCCAGAGGGTAAAACTCAGGTTGCCTGGATTAGTGTTAAGTACTCTTACCAGAATACTGAGCTATTTTGCTGGCCCATGGTTTATATCAAGAACCAGCCAGCTctgatgtttttttaaaaccGTTTACTTACAAACTTTAATTCAGCAAAGGTCTGTGCGGGGTAGAGGGGGGGGAGTGGAATACACCCCACTGGAGTGGGTTTGGGTCATCATGTTTGGGGAGGGAGGCTGGTGGGGGCTCAGCTGGCCAGGGGCAGAGTCCTTAGGTCCCCTCAGATGGGCCTGCTCCAGTGATCCAGCCTGGGGATGGTAATGATCTGGGTTTGAAGGAACATGGTAGAGGGCCAGTGGCCTGGGTACAATGGTCACCTTTCAGACAGCAGGGGAGACTGTTGAAGCCAGCAGAAAATACTGGTCTCTGCACCCAGGCTTTGGgcaaaaggggtggtttgccaaGACCAAGGCTTTGGCCTTCTGTCCACAGGGCAGACACCCTGGAAAAAGGATAAATCCTAGGCCAGAGCTCTTTGGTCCTGAGCTGAGCTTTTGGAGCTCCGcatctgagaggctctgacccAGCAGGACCTGTGGCCCAACTTTAAGGCATCAGAAGGCAAGGATACTGGGGTAGGGGCTGGAGATCCTGGGGCTTAGGGTGCTGgccagagcaggcaggcaggggcaTGAGACAGCTATTCCTGCAGCAGATGACTGGGAAGAGAATAGCGTTAAGCTGTTGGAACCTGCACATGTGGAATAGAGCCTAGGTAGGCCAGACCCTGCAGGAATCAAGTTGGGGGTTTTCCGGAAGGAAGGGGAATAGATGTGGTCATCATCCtggttgttttaaaaaataataaaaattagaaaaggaaatcaaagtcAGTTGTCGAAGTTTAAAAATGGGGACTGTCTCTGATCCTCACAGGACAGGGACACCTCCAAAGGCACTCAAAGGCCAGAACACAGGAGTGACGAGGCAGGAGAGGAGGCCTGGAGAGCTGGGCACAGAAGGCCTGAAgctggggagggaaagagagcagGCCAGGCCCCTCTCTTAAGGCCACAGGGTTTGGCTCCAGGAGCAAGCCCACATGGTGTGGCCCCAGATACCCCACATTCCTTGAGCTCCAGCTGGTTGGTCAGCAAAGTCTTCTCAGAGATTTCTCTATTACCCAAGGAaaggacattaaaaaaataataaaaataaaatcccacaAAACACAAataccaggaaaaaaacaaaagcaacttggtgcAGGCCCTTGGAGCATCTCTGGTGCCGACCCCTTAGAaaatcctcttcctcttcaggtAGGAGTCCGCGTAGTGGCCTCCGAGGCCCTGGGAGTGCTGGCCCACGTAGCTACCCTCTGGGCTGGGCTCAGGTGAGGGCAACAGGTGGGAAAAACTGCGTTTCTGGCCACCCAGTGGGGTCTGGAGACAGACAGTAGGGGAGGCCGGGTCAGTGGCCTCCCAGAGCCAGGACTTGCCCAGCCCTgtgcctcccctcctcctgcccgtACCTTCAGCAGGTGACTGTGACCATTGGGCCCAGGGCCTAGGCCCAGGAGCCCTTCGCTGGAGCCCATTGGGGAGGAACCAACAGCCTGGAGAGTCAGAGAGGTAGGGCAAGTCACCCTGGGGCCATCTAGCCTTGTGCATGCAAGTCGGAACTATGAGGCCTGGTGGTAATCCAACTGTTTCTCATCTGTCATTTGGGACTAAGACCACCCACAC
This window contains:
- the Fdx2 gene encoding ferredoxin-2, mitochondrial — protein: MAASMARGMSARVLLRAAGGSWGSRAGHAAVTCRTFGTTGERRAGEEEADGPELPRDVVNVVFVDRFGKRIPVRGRVGDNVLYLAQRHGVDLEGACEASLACSTCHVYVSEAHLDLLPPPEEREDDMLDMAPLLQENSRLGCQIVLTPELEGVEFALPKITRNFYVDGHIPKPH